From a single Candidatus Omnitrophota bacterium genomic region:
- the lepA gene encoding translation elongation factor 4, with protein MKRDLIRNFSIIAHIDHGKSTLADRFLEMTGSVSQREMRAQYLDSMDLERERGITIKAQAVRIFYKANDGQTYQLNLIDTPGHVDFTYEVSRALAACEGAILVVDAAQGVEAQTVANLYKALDQNVEIIPVINKIDLPNADPDNVMRQIHELIGSTEEETILASAKTGLGVKEIMEAIVRRVPPPQGDENVPARALIFDSMYDTYRGVVSYVRIVDGAFAVGDWIESMAQDREYEIEEMGVFTPKMLKVDRLETGEVGYIVAGIRDVSEVRIGDTFTHKKKPAIHPLPGYKDPKSMVFCGLYPTSPAQYEELRKSLDKLVLNDAAFHFEPETSAALGFGFRCGFLGMLHMEVIQERLEREYDLSLITTAPNVSYEVLKTNGDIVMVETPIDLPPLNLIEEIREPYIAATIITHPDYIGGIMKLSMDRRGIDKGLEYLGSDRTLMRYEYPLGEVILDFYDKLKSISRGYASFDYEFLEYREGPLVKLDMLLNGSPVDALSIITHRDRAYTKGKLLAEKLRQVVPRQQYDVAIQAAVGAKIIARETVKALRKNVTSKCYGGDITRKRKLLERQREGKRRMKSVGNVELPQEAFMAILDI; from the coding sequence ATGAAACGAGACCTGATACGCAATTTTTCGATTATCGCCCACATCGATCACGGGAAAAGCACCCTCGCCGACCGCTTCCTCGAGATGACGGGCAGCGTTTCCCAACGGGAAATGCGCGCGCAATATCTTGATAGCATGGATTTGGAACGGGAGCGCGGAATCACCATCAAAGCCCAAGCCGTACGCATCTTCTATAAAGCGAACGATGGGCAGACCTACCAACTGAATCTAATCGATACGCCCGGCCACGTCGATTTCACCTACGAAGTCTCGCGGGCGCTGGCCGCTTGCGAAGGGGCAATCCTCGTCGTCGACGCCGCCCAAGGCGTGGAAGCCCAAACCGTCGCCAATCTCTACAAAGCTCTTGACCAGAATGTGGAAATCATTCCCGTCATCAACAAGATCGACCTGCCCAACGCCGATCCCGATAACGTCATGCGGCAGATTCACGAACTGATCGGCAGTACCGAGGAAGAGACTATTCTCGCTAGCGCAAAAACCGGTCTTGGCGTCAAAGAGATCATGGAAGCCATCGTGCGCCGCGTGCCTCCACCCCAGGGTGACGAGAACGTCCCAGCCCGCGCACTTATTTTCGACAGTATGTACGATACCTATCGCGGCGTCGTCAGTTACGTGCGCATCGTGGACGGCGCCTTCGCCGTCGGCGATTGGATCGAGTCCATGGCGCAGGATCGGGAGTACGAGATCGAAGAGATGGGCGTTTTCACTCCTAAGATGCTCAAAGTCGACCGCCTGGAAACGGGCGAGGTTGGCTACATCGTCGCCGGCATCCGCGACGTTTCCGAGGTGCGCATCGGCGACACCTTCACCCACAAAAAGAAGCCTGCTATCCATCCCCTGCCCGGCTATAAAGACCCAAAGAGCATGGTCTTCTGCGGACTTTATCCCACTAGCCCCGCCCAGTACGAGGAATTGCGCAAGAGCCTCGACAAGTTAGTGCTCAACGACGCCGCCTTCCATTTCGAGCCGGAAACATCCGCCGCTCTCGGCTTCGGCTTCCGCTGCGGCTTTTTGGGCATGTTGCACATGGAGGTCATCCAGGAGCGACTTGAACGAGAATACGATCTCTCGCTCATCACTACCGCGCCCAACGTCTCCTACGAAGTGCTCAAAACCAACGGCGACATCGTCATGGTGGAAACGCCCATCGACCTGCCGCCGCTCAACCTCATCGAAGAAATCCGCGAGCCTTATATCGCCGCCACCATCATTACCCATCCCGATTACATCGGCGGCATCATGAAACTGTCGATGGATCGGCGCGGCATCGATAAGGGGCTGGAATACCTCGGCAGCGACCGTACGCTCATGCGTTACGAGTATCCGCTGGGCGAAGTGATTCTCGATTTCTACGACAAATTGAAGTCAATCTCGCGCGGCTACGCTTCCTTCGACTACGAATTTCTGGAATACCGCGAAGGGCCGCTGGTTAAACTGGATATGCTGCTGAACGGCTCGCCGGTAGACGCCCTCTCCATCATCACTCACCGCGACAGAGCCTACACGAAAGGCAAGTTGCTGGCGGAAAAGCTGCGCCAGGTGGTGCCACGCCAGCAATACGACGTGGCCATCCAAGCCGCCGTCGGCGCCAAGATCATCGCCCGCGAAACCGTCAAAGCCCTGCGCAAAAATGTCACCTCCAAATGCTACGGCGGCGACATCACCCGCAAGCGCAAACTGCTGGAACGCCAGCGCGAAGGCAAACGCCGCATGAAAAGCGTCGGCAACGTCGAACTGCCGCAAGAAGCGTTCATGGCGATTTTAGATATTTGA
- a CDS encoding aldo/keto reductase, with protein MSAITTRRDFIKQSIAGVGTIAAVPAWAESAPSATDRVELGKTGIKVSRIAMGTGFRGHRRSSAQTRQGLESFKKLALHGYESGLNFFDMADLYGSHTFVRHSLTGIPRENLVYMSKIWFRSGDGFEATQAAKPKVERFLQELNTDYLDICLIHCLSSANWPNELKELRDGMSELKEKGKVRAIGCSCHDFGALKVAAEDPWVDVLLARINPKALSMDVDKPEEVKDVADVLKKARANGKVVLGMKIFGEGRLTDKADRGESMKFSWGNQLIDAMTIGFEKPEQITETIEHLTQVLRTL; from the coding sequence ATGTCAGCGATTACGACGCGGAGAGATTTTATAAAACAATCAATTGCAGGCGTAGGAACCATAGCGGCGGTTCCCGCGTGGGCGGAATCCGCTCCCAGCGCCACTGACCGGGTGGAACTAGGCAAGACGGGCATCAAAGTGTCTCGCATCGCCATGGGAACGGGATTTCGCGGACATAGAAGGTCGTCCGCTCAAACTCGCCAAGGTTTGGAGAGTTTCAAGAAGCTGGCTCTTCATGGCTACGAAAGCGGCTTGAATTTTTTCGATATGGCCGATCTTTACGGTTCCCATACCTTTGTTAGGCATTCGTTAACGGGCATTCCCCGCGAAAATCTAGTATACATGAGCAAAATTTGGTTCCGGAGCGGGGATGGATTCGAAGCGACGCAGGCGGCCAAACCGAAAGTGGAGCGTTTTCTCCAAGAACTCAACACGGATTATCTCGATATATGCTTGATTCATTGCCTGAGCAGCGCCAATTGGCCTAACGAACTCAAGGAACTGCGGGACGGGATGTCGGAACTGAAAGAAAAAGGAAAAGTACGCGCCATCGGCTGCTCTTGCCATGATTTCGGGGCGTTGAAAGTCGCCGCCGAGGATCCGTGGGTAGATGTCCTATTGGCCCGCATCAATCCTAAAGCCCTTTCGATGGATGTGGATAAGCCTGAAGAAGTCAAAGACGTGGCCGACGTTTTGAAGAAAGCGCGCGCCAATGGCAAAGTCGTCCTCGGTATGAAGATTTTCGGCGAAGGACGCTTGACGGATAAAGCGGATCGCGGGGAATCCATGAAATTCTCCTGGGGCAACCAGCTGATCGACGCTATGACCATCGGCTTCGAGAAGCCGGAGCAAATTACCGAAACCATCGAACATCTGACGCAAGTGCTGCGCACGTTGTAG
- a CDS encoding AAA family ATPase has translation MLPSLEIKNFRLFKHLQIEHLAQINLITGKNNVGKTTLLEAINIYGHQGSPHVIRKVVPTKNEIEFVNHLFYGYCDNLENIDQIEIQTIPLSGSKQIIINKTRTNFPFVDLRIQQFNKNYLEVKKNNFSSDLYRIQVSDQISHCYFVPSKGIDYNNLCKWWDDMELTPLEDEILMGINIIADNILRISLKPLTVNDNERTFMVRVRNLDTPVSLQSLGGGIDQLFGIILALVNAKEGMLLIDEVENGLHYSIQPDMWNLIFTLAQRLNVQVFATTHSWDCISAFQKAASEHKVVDSQLIHLIKRGDEIRAPFMNIDDLAVATRENIEVR, from the coding sequence ATGCTGCCCTCGTTGGAGATAAAAAACTTTCGCCTTTTCAAGCACCTGCAAATCGAACATCTTGCTCAGATTAACTTGATTACGGGGAAGAATAATGTTGGGAAGACGACGTTGTTGGAGGCGATTAATATTTATGGCCATCAGGGTTCGCCTCATGTAATCAGAAAAGTTGTGCCAACAAAAAATGAGATAGAATTTGTAAATCATCTTTTCTACGGTTATTGTGATAATTTGGAAAATATAGATCAAATAGAAATCCAAACTATCCCCCTTTCAGGATCCAAACAGATTATAATAAATAAAACACGTACTAATTTTCCTTTTGTCGATCTTCGCATCCAGCAATTTAATAAAAATTATCTGGAAGTTAAAAAAAATAATTTTTCTTCAGACTTATACCGAATTCAAGTTTCTGATCAAATATCACATTGTTATTTTGTCCCATCAAAAGGCATTGATTATAATAATTTATGTAAATGGTGGGATGATATGGAATTAACTCCACTTGAAGATGAAATATTAATGGGAATCAATATTATCGCTGATAATATCTTAAGAATATCTCTTAAACCTTTAACTGTTAATGACAATGAACGAACTTTTATGGTAAGAGTCAGAAACTTGGATACACCAGTTTCCTTACAAAGCCTCGGCGGCGGAATTGATCAATTATTTGGCATTATTTTAGCCCTTGTTAATGCTAAAGAAGGCATGTTATTAATCGATGAAGTCGAAAACGGCCTGCATTATTCCATCCAACCCGATATGTGGAATTTGATCTTTACGCTGGCTCAGCGGCTGAATGTCCAAGTCTTCGCTACGACTCATAGTTGGGACTGCATTTCCGCTTTTCAAAAAGCCGCCAGCGAGCATAAAGTTGTGGATAGCCAACTGATCCATCTCATAAAGAGAGGGGACGAAATCCGAGCGCCATTTATGAACATCGACGATCTTGCCGTTGCTACTCGTGAAAACATCGAGGTGCGATAA